The following proteins are co-located in the Candidatus Nitrotoga sp. AM1P genome:
- a CDS encoding chemotaxis protein, whose translation MSELLRNIDGRTKLAGTNKLEILMFTLGLDNRTGRCEIFGINVFKVREVMRVPAITHAPEMPDSVEGMVSLRGVLVPVIDLAKYTGVQTDVKPGIMVVTEYNGHTQGFLVDAVDTILRLDWASMRVPPEMLNAQMGGLVTAVTELADGRLVMMMDVEKVLAETGHFNDDLALKAVKPLGVSGRTVFFADDSAVARKQIVSALEAMQVNHLSAINGRKAWDELQRIATYAESAGLPVSDMVQVILTDVEMPEMDGYMLTRLIKEDKRFANIPVLMHSSLSSESNQQLGKAVGVDEYVPKFEPHKLSQTLARLLTRNGRD comes from the coding sequence ATGTCTGAATTGCTTAGAAATATAGATGGGCGTACCAAGCTGGCAGGTACTAACAAGTTGGAAATTTTGATGTTCACGCTTGGTTTGGACAATCGCACGGGACGTTGCGAAATATTTGGTATCAATGTGTTCAAGGTGCGTGAGGTGATGCGTGTACCGGCCATTACTCATGCGCCAGAAATGCCGGACTCAGTGGAAGGCATGGTAAGTCTGCGCGGAGTGTTGGTGCCAGTGATCGATTTGGCGAAATACACTGGAGTGCAGACTGACGTTAAACCAGGAATTATGGTGGTCACTGAATACAATGGCCACACTCAGGGCTTTTTGGTCGATGCAGTGGATACCATTTTGCGTCTCGATTGGGCTTCTATGAGGGTGCCACCAGAAATGCTTAATGCCCAAATGGGAGGATTGGTGACTGCTGTCACAGAGTTGGCCGATGGGCGGTTGGTGATGATGATGGATGTGGAAAAAGTGTTGGCTGAAACTGGACATTTTAATGATGATCTTGCATTGAAGGCGGTCAAGCCCTTAGGTGTTTCTGGTCGTACGGTATTTTTTGCCGATGATTCCGCAGTGGCACGTAAGCAGATTGTTAGCGCATTAGAGGCAATGCAAGTGAATCATCTTTCTGCCATTAATGGTCGCAAGGCGTGGGACGAATTGCAAAGGATTGCTACTTACGCCGAATCAGCGGGGTTACCTGTAAGCGATATGGTGCAGGTTATTCTCACCGACGTAGAAATGCCTGAAATGGATGGTTATATGCTTACGCGCCTGATCAAGGAAGACAAACGCTTTGCCAACATCCCGGTGTTGATGCATTCGTCGCTCTCCAGCGAGTCCAATCAACAACTCGGTAAGGCGGTCGGAGTGGATGAGTACGTGCCTAAATTTGAACCGCATAAGCTTTCGCAGACGCTCGCTCGTCTGCTGACCAGAAACGGAAGGGACTGA
- a CDS encoding chemotaxis protein, which translates to MSIAEYQSQADNMSLSQSTGSLFDTVDARTSLAGSNKMEILLFSLGTPETFGINVFKVKEVCRAMAITKTPNMPAGVDGIVSLRGHILPVLTLARFMGLDGTMSSDQSTMMVAEYSRHILGFLVHDVDRIIRVDWNKVRPADDMFSGNKDMITAITELPDGKLVSILDVEQVLASAFGEDVVGSVDKIENGHELCIFFVDDSAVARKKITEVLDKMGVKNLQANNGLEGWERLKGLADTAQSSGTDLHDQIQVVLVDAEMPVMDGYVLTQHIKADRRFDGIPVVMHSSLSSDANRDMGKRVGVDYYVPKFDVAVLSNTLRPLLV; encoded by the coding sequence ATGTCGATTGCCGAATATCAATCACAAGCAGACAACATGTCGCTGTCGCAGAGCACGGGTAGCCTGTTTGATACTGTGGATGCCAGAACCAGTTTAGCTGGTTCTAATAAGATGGAGATATTGCTGTTTTCGTTGGGTACTCCGGAAACGTTTGGTATCAATGTATTCAAAGTCAAGGAAGTATGTCGTGCGATGGCGATTACCAAGACACCCAATATGCCAGCGGGTGTGGACGGTATTGTGTCATTACGTGGACACATTCTTCCCGTACTGACCTTGGCTAGATTCATGGGGCTTGATGGAACCATGTCGAGCGATCAAAGCACGATGATGGTGGCCGAATATAGCCGTCATATTCTTGGTTTTTTAGTGCATGACGTAGATCGCATTATTAGAGTTGACTGGAATAAGGTACGCCCGGCAGACGACATGTTTTCAGGCAACAAGGACATGATTACTGCGATCACTGAGCTGCCCGATGGTAAGCTCGTTTCGATACTGGATGTCGAGCAGGTTCTTGCCAGCGCATTTGGTGAGGATGTGGTGGGTAGCGTGGATAAGATCGAAAATGGGCATGAATTATGTATCTTTTTCGTGGATGACTCGGCGGTAGCGCGTAAGAAAATAACCGAGGTGTTAGATAAGATGGGTGTTAAAAATTTGCAGGCGAATAATGGGCTGGAAGGATGGGAGCGCTTGAAGGGGTTGGCAGATACCGCGCAGAGCAGTGGTACCGATCTGCATGATCAAATTCAAGTGGTGCTCGTAGATGCGGAAATGCCGGTGATGGATGGCTACGTGCTGACTCAACATATCAAGGCTGACAGGCGTTTTGATGGTATCCCGGTGGTGATGCATTCGTCTTTATCATCCGATGCCAACCGCGATATGGGAAAACGGGTTGGGGTAGATTATTACGTACCCAAGTTTGATGTGGCGGTATTGAGCAATACATTGCGGCCTTTGCTGGTTTGA
- the cheY gene encoding chemotaxis response regulator CheY codes for MKFLVVDDFSTMRRIVRNLLKELGFVNVQEAEDGVDALKKLHSESFNFVVSDWNMPNMTGIDLLIAIRADPTLKHLPVLMVTAEAKRENIIAAAQAGASGYVVKPFTAATLDEKLKKIFLTMQK; via the coding sequence ATGAAATTTTTAGTGGTAGACGACTTTTCCACAATGCGACGTATTGTACGTAACTTGCTCAAAGAGCTTGGTTTCGTCAATGTGCAAGAGGCGGAAGATGGTGTTGATGCGTTAAAAAAGCTACACAGTGAGAGTTTTAATTTTGTGGTGTCGGATTGGAACATGCCTAATATGACTGGCATTGATCTGCTTATAGCGATCCGTGCTGATCCAACTCTGAAACACTTGCCGGTATTGATGGTGACTGCTGAAGCCAAGCGCGAAAACATTATTGCGGCAGCGCAGGCAGGTGCCAGTGGTTATGTTGTTAAGCCGTTTACTGCCGCCACGCTAGATGAAAAACTGAAGAAAATTTTCCTGACTATGCAAAAGTGA
- the cheZ gene encoding protein phosphatase CheZ gives MTKKAVAGDSDDLEALFDSIVSASDGGKEETAVTSSSSANRELTQSSVEKSSDEISPSDSVVNKLGQMTRKFHDTLHELGYGKDLEKVASFIPDARDRLSYVVTMTEKAAERVLNATEAAQPIVTKIEVDSQRLAREWQMLFDKQLDTEQFKNLVTQTHAFLVEIPKQTKVTNAHLTEIMMAQDFQDLTGQVIKKIVDVTQQMEKQLVELLVESSPPIANPDMHAGLLNGPVINASGRTDVVSNQNQVDDLLESMGF, from the coding sequence ATGACTAAGAAAGCAGTTGCAGGAGATTCAGATGATTTGGAAGCGTTGTTTGATAGTATTGTCTCGGCGAGTGATGGTGGAAAGGAAGAGACTGCTGTCACCTCATCGTCTTCGGCTAATAGGGAATTGACCCAAAGTAGCGTTGAGAAAAGTAGTGATGAGATTAGCCCATCGGACAGCGTGGTAAACAAGCTTGGGCAAATGACGCGCAAGTTTCATGACACTCTGCATGAACTTGGTTATGGCAAAGATCTTGAGAAAGTTGCATCGTTTATTCCTGATGCTCGTGATCGTTTGAGTTATGTCGTTACCATGACTGAAAAAGCTGCTGAACGAGTGTTGAATGCCACTGAGGCTGCTCAACCTATCGTGACAAAAATTGAAGTTGATTCCCAACGGTTGGCGCGGGAATGGCAGATGCTTTTTGATAAGCAACTCGATACTGAGCAGTTCAAGAATTTGGTCACGCAAACCCATGCTTTTTTGGTTGAAATTCCGAAACAGACCAAGGTTACTAATGCCCACCTGACGGAAATCATGATGGCACAAGACTTTCAGGACTTGACTGGGCAAGTCATTAAAAAGATTGTGGATGTGACACAGCAAATGGAAAAGCAGCTGGTGGAATTACTGGTTGAGAGCTCTCCCCCTATCGCTAACCCAGATATGCATGCCGGGCTACTGAATGGCCCGGTGATAAATGCATCAGGACGCACCGACGTGGTGTCCAATCAAAATCAAGTAGATGACTTGCTTGAAAGCATGGGGTTCTAA
- the pgeF gene encoding peptidoglycan editing factor PgeF — protein MNLLEHCIIPDWPAPKNIRTLQTTRNGGISAAPYDSLNLSSNVGDAPLAVARNRMLLEPMLPSEPVWLKQVHGVVVADAAQAECWPEADACVSTHPGAVCVVMTADCLPVLLCNDKGSVISAVHAGWRGLCDGVIEHTVRAMDVPPDTLMAWLGPAIGPQAFEVGDEVRTEFIGKDQQAAAAFVPDTPGKWFADIYQLARLRLNASGVTRVYGGGLCTYTDSANYFSYRRDNVTGRMGTFIWLDKNSRAFSPAKTG, from the coding sequence ATGAACCTGCTTGAACACTGCATTATCCCTGACTGGCCGGCTCCAAAAAATATCAGGACGCTACAAACCACACGCAATGGAGGGATAAGTGCTGCTCCCTATGACAGTCTCAATCTCAGCAGCAACGTAGGCGATGCGCCTTTAGCCGTAGCCCGCAATCGCATGCTGCTGGAACCAATGTTGCCAAGCGAGCCGGTGTGGCTTAAACAAGTACATGGTGTGGTAGTAGCTGATGCAGCTCAGGCCGAATGTTGGCCCGAGGCCGACGCCTGTGTATCTACACACCCCGGCGCGGTATGTGTAGTAATGACGGCGGATTGCCTGCCCGTCTTGCTGTGCAATGATAAAGGCAGCGTAATCAGCGCAGTACATGCAGGATGGCGTGGATTGTGCGATGGGGTCATTGAACACACCGTGCGTGCCATGGACGTACCTCCCGATACGCTCATGGCCTGGCTTGGACCTGCAATCGGCCCACAAGCTTTCGAAGTAGGCGATGAAGTACGTACAGAGTTTATTGGCAAAGACCAGCAAGCCGCTGCTGCCTTCGTGCCTGACACACCTGGAAAATGGTTCGCCGACATTTATCAACTCGCACGTCTGCGCCTGAATGCATCGGGTGTTACGCGTGTGTACGGCGGCGGCCTGTGTACCTATACAGACAGCGCAAATTACTTCTCGTATCGGCGCGATAATGTGACGGGGAGAATGGGAACATTTATCTGGCTGGATAAAAATTCCCGTGCTTTCAGCCCTGCGAAAACAGGGTAA
- the rluD gene encoding 23S rRNA pseudouridine(1911/1915/1917) synthase RluD produces the protein MAESKKMLSNYTANLSAPNPLTLKTIPLSFKVPDEYAGMRLDQVLAKLLPEYSRSRLQDWITQQQVKLDGAAATSKQKIWGGEEIEVILQSNPAEQPYQAEDIELNILFEDDSILIINKLAGLVVHPGSGNWNGTLLNALLHHSPQLSEIPRAGIVHRLDKDTSGLLVVAKTLTAQTALVRQLQARSVQREYYALVYGEVVRAGTVNVPIGRHPTLRTKMAVVEDGKPATTHYTIAERFPGCTLLRCKLETGRTHQIRVHLAYIRHPLVGDSVYIKGAQKCAPQLRSILAVFPRQALHATQLGLEHPITSEWLEWQAPMPDDITQLLKNIRSTLNEPA, from the coding sequence ATGGCAGAATCCAAAAAAATGTTATCCAATTATACCGCAAACCTTTCTGCACCTAACCCGCTTACATTGAAGACTATCCCACTTTCGTTCAAAGTTCCCGACGAATACGCCGGGATGCGCCTTGATCAGGTATTAGCCAAGCTGTTGCCAGAGTATTCTCGCAGCCGTCTGCAAGACTGGATCACGCAGCAGCAGGTTAAACTCGATGGGGCGGCCGCCACTTCCAAACAAAAAATATGGGGTGGCGAAGAGATTGAAGTCATACTTCAATCGAATCCTGCCGAACAACCTTATCAGGCCGAGGATATCGAGCTAAACATTTTATTTGAAGATGACAGCATACTCATCATCAATAAACTGGCAGGACTGGTGGTACATCCAGGGAGCGGGAATTGGAATGGCACTCTGCTCAACGCCTTGCTCCATCATTCGCCTCAGCTTTCAGAAATACCGCGTGCCGGCATTGTGCATAGGCTGGACAAGGATACCAGCGGATTGCTGGTCGTTGCAAAAACACTTACCGCGCAAACGGCGCTGGTGCGCCAATTGCAGGCACGCAGCGTGCAGCGCGAATACTATGCATTGGTATATGGCGAAGTGGTACGTGCCGGCACGGTAAATGTACCTATAGGCCGCCACCCTACGCTGCGCACGAAGATGGCAGTAGTGGAAGACGGGAAACCCGCAACCACGCATTACACCATAGCGGAGCGTTTCCCCGGCTGCACCCTGCTTCGCTGCAAATTGGAAACCGGGCGCACCCATCAGATCCGCGTTCATCTTGCCTATATTCGCCATCCGTTGGTTGGCGACTCTGTCTATATAAAGGGAGCACAAAAATGTGCACCACAATTACGTTCCATTTTGGCCGTTTTCCCACGCCAAGCGTTGCACGCGACTCAACTTGGGCTGGAACATCCAATAACGAGTGAATGGTTAGAATGGCAAGCCCCCATGCCAGACGACATAACACAGCTATTAAAAAATATCAGGAGCACATTAAATGAACCTGCTTGA
- a CDS encoding outer membrane protein assembly factor BamD, translating into MRHSLTLILLLMLTACNIFSPKDEKPASATADSAEGIYAQAMEQVNNANYPGAIKLFETLQSRYPYGRYAQQAQMEIAYSHYKQSEPELALSAVERFIKQYPNSPHVDYAYYLKGLVNFDEDLGLFGEGFHPDLSERNPKAPREAFDAFKDLVTRFPNSKYAADSKLRMQYLVNALARHETQVASYYLRRRAYVAALNRANGVLIDFPQAPVTREALQIIVQAYDALGLKDLRDDSQRVLDKNFAKDGVKPVAKPRQWWKFWQS; encoded by the coding sequence ATGCGTCATAGTTTAACTTTAATTCTGCTGCTCATGCTAACTGCGTGTAATATTTTCTCTCCGAAGGATGAGAAACCCGCTTCCGCGACAGCGGATTCCGCCGAGGGAATCTACGCCCAGGCCATGGAACAGGTAAATAATGCCAATTATCCTGGCGCTATAAAACTATTCGAGACCTTGCAATCTCGATACCCTTACGGCCGTTATGCGCAGCAGGCGCAGATGGAGATTGCATACTCACATTACAAGCAAAGTGAACCTGAATTGGCACTTTCTGCGGTGGAGCGCTTTATTAAGCAATACCCGAACAGTCCGCACGTGGATTATGCCTATTACTTGAAAGGATTGGTCAATTTCGATGAAGATCTCGGTCTATTTGGCGAGGGATTTCATCCAGACTTATCCGAGCGTAACCCCAAGGCACCGCGCGAGGCTTTTGATGCTTTTAAGGATCTGGTTACACGCTTTCCTAACAGCAAATATGCAGCCGATTCGAAATTACGTATGCAATATTTAGTTAACGCGCTGGCACGTCATGAAACGCAAGTCGCAAGTTATTATTTACGCCGTAGAGCCTATGTGGCCGCTCTCAACCGTGCTAATGGCGTGCTCATTGATTTTCCGCAGGCTCCGGTTACACGCGAAGCTCTGCAAATTATAGTACAGGCCTACGATGCGCTGGGACTGAAAGATTTACGAGACGATTCACAGCGCGTGCTAGACAAAAACTTCGCGAAAGATGGTGTTAAGCCAGTTGCTAAGCCACGCCAGTGGTGGAAGTTTTGGCAAAGTTGA